A window from Engraulis encrasicolus isolate BLACKSEA-1 chromosome 13, IST_EnEncr_1.0, whole genome shotgun sequence encodes these proteins:
- the prmt2 gene encoding protein arginine N-methyltransferase 2: MLQERSNSEDDTSEEFVCVADFSANGGNQLSFSAGDKLMVHERISSDWWWAELRGSFGYVPSSYLQPENGHAVENEEEDAWQDEEYFGSYGTLKLHLEMLADKPRTETYRQVILRNREALKGRVVLDLGCGTGVISLFCATLAEPEAVYAVEASAMAEHTKTLVKDNGCEGVVRVFRGRVEELELPERVDVLVSEWMGNCLLFEYMVESVLHARDRWLKEGGVMWPTRATITMVPCEATDYFNEKVGFWDNPYGLDFSCLKPLARQEFFSRPKFSYDLQPQDCLCAPSDVITLNMHTLQVSDLERLQGEFSFSVEKAGFFHGFTAWFSVGFYGVEGNGAVLTLDTGPHSAPTHWKQTLFMLDTAVTVRPGDLVRGSVVFIRNPVWRRHLTITFQWSISSSSSSSSSSSSDDDSTQSQVQTKTFPMWR; this comes from the exons atgttgcaagAAAGAAGTAACAGCGAGGATGACACCTCCGAAGAGTTCGTTTGTGTGGCAGATTTTTCTGCTAATGGTGGTAATCAG TTAAGTTTTTCTGCTGGCGATAAATTGATGGTGCACGAAAGGATATCATCGGACTGGTGGTGGGCAGAGTTGCGAGGAAGTTTTGGATATGTTCCCTCCAGCTACCTGCAACCAGAGAATGGACACGCAGTAgaaaacgaggaggaggacgCTTGGCAGGATGAAGAATACTTTGGAAGCTATGGAACACTG AAACTTCATCTGGAGATGTTGGCGGATAAGCCACGCACAGAGACATACAGGCAAGTCATCCTCCGCAACCGTGAAGCTCTGAAGGGGAGAGTGGTCCTGGACCTGGGCTGTGGCACGGGGGTCATCAGCCTTTTCTGCGCCACTCTAGCAGAACCTGAAGCG GTCTATGCAGTGGAGGCAAGCGCCATGGCAGAACACACGAAAACGCTGGTCAAAGACAACGGCTGTGAAGGCGTGGTCCGTGTTTTCCGAGGCCGTGTGGAGGAACTGGAGCTCCCAGAGAGAGTGGATGTGCTGGTCTCTGAGTGGATGGGAAACTGCCTCTTG TTTGAGTACATGGTAGAGTCAGTGCTGCACGCTCGAGACCGTTGGCTGAAGGAGGGGGGAGTGATGTGGCCCACGCGAGCCACCATCACCATGGTACCCTGTGAGGCCACCGACTACTTCAACGAGAAAGTGGGATTCTGGGACAACCCCTACGGTCTGGACTTCTCTTGCCTCAA ACCTTTAGCAAGACAGGAGTTCTTCTCCAGGCCCAAGTTTAGCTACGATCTTCAACCTCAGGATTGCCTTTGTGCGCCAAGCGATGTCATAACACTAAACATGCACACGCTCCAAGTGTCTGACCTAGAG CGACTACAGGGGGAGTTTTCCTTCAGCGTTGAGAAAGCTGGATTTTTCCATGGTTTCACAGCCTGGTTTAGTGTGGGGTTCTATGGTGTAGAAGGGAATGGTGCAGTCTTGACCCTAGATACCGGGCCTCACTCTGC gccCACTCACTGGAAGCAGACGCTGTTCATGCTGGACACGGCCGTCACAGTGCGCCCTGGAGACCTCGTCCGGGGCTCCGTTGTCTTCATCAGGAATCCTGTATGGAGGCGCCATTTGACCATCACCTTTCAGtggagcatcagcagcagcagcagcagcagcagcagcagcagcagcgacgaCGACTCCACCCAAAGCCAG GTCCAAACGAAGACTTTTCCAATGTGGAGATAA